The Acidimicrobiales bacterium nucleotide sequence GGAACGACACCCGCGCCACCGTAGGGCGCCTGCTCAGGGGGCGTCGGCGGCGTCGAGTGCGGCGACCGCCGCGGCCAGCAGCCGGGCCGAGCAGCCGCCCATGTCGACCGGGGGCGCGAGATCGTCGACGAGGCGGTCGAGGATCGTGGCGAACGCCGCGGCGGCGGCGCCGTCGCGCAGGGCGACCGGGCGTCCCTCGTCGCCGCCGGCCGAGACGGTGGGCTCGAGGGGGATGGCCCCGATGAGGGGGACGTCGGCCTCCGCGGCGAGGGCGGCGCCGCCCCCCGATCCGAACAGCGGGTACGAGGTGCCGTGCTCGCACTCGAAGGCGCTCATGTTCTCGATGACACCGAGCACCCGCAGGTAGCTCTTCCTGGCCATCGTCACCGCCCGACTGGCCACCTTCTGCGCGGCCAACGCCGGTGTGGTGACCACCACCATCTCGGCCTGGGGCAGCATCCTGGCCAGACCCATCTGCACGTCGCCGGTGCCCGGCGGCATGTCGATCACGAGGTACTGGAGGTCCTCGGGCCAGGCCACGTCCTCGAGGAAGTGCTGCACCGCCCGGTTCAGGATGAGACCGCGCCACATGAGCGCGTCGGTCTCGTCGTCGACCAGCAGGCCCATCGACACGACCTCGAGGCGTCCGGCGCCGACCTCGAGACGCTCGGGGAGGATGCGCGTGGAGCCGCCCTCGCCGGCCTCGGCGGTGAGTCGGCCGTCGAGCCCCAGCATCCGCGGCATCGAGAAGCCCCAGATGTCGGCGTCGAGCACGCCGACGACGAACCCCCGGGCGGCGAGGCCGGCGGCCAGGTTGGCCGACACGGACGACTTGCCCACGCCCCCCTTCCCCGACGCGATCGCCAGCACCCTCGTGGTGGCGGGGACCGCCGTCGCCGGGGCGCTCTCCCGGACGTTCCAGCGGGCTTTGGCCATGGCGGCCGACTTCTGCTCGGCGGTCATCTCGCCCCAGTCGATCTTCACGGAGGTGACCCCCGGGAGGTCGTTGATCCGTCCCTTGATCTCCGTCTGGAGCTGGGCGCGCAACGGGCACCCCGAGGTGGTGAGCACGATCTGCACGACGACGCGACCGTCGGGCTCGACGGTCGCTCCCCGGGCCATGCCCAGCTCGACGATGTCGGTACCGAGCTCGGGGTCGATCACCCCGCGCAGGGTGGCGAGGACGTCGTCGGGGGTGGGGAGCGGAGCCACGAGGTGATTCTACCGGCTCGGGCCGTGTAAACTCGACGTCGTGGCGACGGTCGACCCAGATCCCCCCGAAGCGGACGCCTCCGGCCCCGCGCCCGGAGGCGACCGGCGTGGCGACGGGGCGGCCCGCAGCGACGAGGGCCCGCCGCGCCTCGACGTCCTCAAGGCCCTCGGCGACAACACCCGCTACGCCATCTACCTGGAGGTCGCCCGCTCGCCCCTCCCGCTGGCCACCAGCGAGATCGCCGACATCCTCGGCCTGCACGTCAACACGGTCCGACCGCACCTCGAGCGGATGCGCGACGTGGGCCTGCTCACCGTCGACGCCGAGGCCCGCGGCTCGGTGGGTCGGCCGCAGCACCGCTACTCGCTCAGCCCCGACGCCCCCGCCCTCGGCCTCGAGCCGTCGCCGTGGCCGATGCTCGCCCGGACGCTGCTCGACGCCGCCGCCGCCGGGGGCCTCGACGGCGAGGACCTCGCCGACGCCGGTCGTCGCCAGGGCGAGGCCGACGCCGCCCGGTGGCCCGAGGGCAGCGACTGCCTCGACGCCCTCGTCGTCGAGCAGGCCCGCCTCGGCTTCGACCCCGAGACGCTCGACCACCCCGGCGGGGCCACGATGGGGTTCGCCCACTGTCCGTTCCGTGACCTCGCGGAGATGCACCCGGAGCTCGTCTGCTCGCTGCACAACGGACTGGTCGAGGGCTTCGTCACCGCGTGGGACGGCAGCGGGGTCGCTCGCTTCCACCCTCTCGTCGACCGGACCCCCTGCCAGGTCGAGCTCGTCGCCCGATGACCCACCGATGAACGCACCGCCGACCACCACCGATACCATTTCCATCCACCGCAGCCTCCGGGAGGACATCACGTGATCACGCTCACCGACACCGCATCGCTCAAGGTGAAGGAGCTCATCGACCAGGAAGGCCAGGACGGGCTGATGTTGCGCGTCGCCGTTCGTCCCGGTGGGTGCAGCGGCTTCAGCTACGAGATGTTCTTCGACACCGAGAAGGACGCCGAGGACATGGTGCTCGACGACAGCGGCGTGCCCGTCGTGGTCGACCCCTCCAGCGCCCAGCTGCTCACCGGGGCCACCCTCGACTACAAGGACGGCCTCCAGGGCGCCGGGTTCGCCATCGACAACCCCAACGCCCAGAAGACCTGCGGGTGCGGTCAGTCCTTCAGCTGACGTCCCTTCCCGACCTCCCACGACCGCCTCCGGGCGGTCGTGGCGCGTCCGGGGTCAGGCGGTGGCGCCGTCGAGGGCCTGCGCCAGCTCGACGGTGTCGAAGACGTTGTCGAGCCGGGCGGTGACCGTGCCGTCGGCGCGGGCGACGAAGAGGCTCGGCTCGAAGGTCAGGCCGAACTGCTCGACGGCGGGGGAGGTTCCGCCGGCGCCGGGGTCGCTGCCGGCCGCGGGGTCGAGGTACACCTCGGCGTGGACCACCGCGAGGTCCGGTCGGGCGGCGGCCTCGGCCATCACCATGTCGAGCACGGGCCCGCACACCGCGGTCGCGCAGTAGAGCGGAGTGCTGATCAGCAGGGCCACCGGCCGCTGCTCGGCCAGCACGGCGGCCAGGCTGCGCTCGTGGAGCGGGCACTGCGGGTCGCGCGTGCAGATGGGCGTGACCCCCCGGGCGTCGTCGAACGTGGGGGTCGTGACGGGGACCATCGCCTGGCCGGGCTGGATCAGCGCCACCTGGGACGGCTCCTGCACCTGGAAGTTCTGCGTCGACTCCTCGCCGTCGAGGACTGTCGTCAGCCCCCAGATCCCCGGCTGGTCGAACGTGGTGAAGAGCGGGTAGTACCCGATCGGGGTGCCGGCCGCGAAACGGGTCAGCTCGAACTCGCCCTTCTCGACCCCCTCCCGGGAGAGGGTGGCGGTCAGTCGCTCGGGCCCCTCGAGGGCGGGCGGGCCCTCCGGGCTGGCGATGGTGAACACCGCTCGCTGCGGGGTCCGGCTCACGAGGTAGTTGCCCTGGTAGTTGAACAGGCCGACGAGCTGGGAGCCCTGAGGGGTCAGCCCCACCGACCCGCTCTCCCCTGATCCGCCCGACGAGCTGCACGCCGCCAGCAACGCCGGGCCCCCGAGAGCCAGGAGCCCTGCGCTCATCGACGACCTGGCCAGGAAGGAGCGCCGGCTCGGGGCACTGCGCTCCGCTCGCCCGGCGGGGGCCCGAGGGGCACGAGCGGGGACCGGATCGGACGCCATAGGGGGGCGAACCTATCCTGCCGACGATGGGCCTCCACCACTCCGCCGGCACCGTCGACGGGCCGGGACTCGAGCTCGTGGTCGACGGCGTGGCGGTGACGGTGCCCGATGACGGTTCGTCGTTGTTGGCGGTGCTGCGGGAGCGCCTCGGGATCACGAGCGTCAAGGACGGCTGCAGCCCGCAGGGGCAGTGCGGGTGCTGCACGGTCCTCGTCGACGGCGCGCCGAGGGTGGCGTGCGTGACCCCGGCCCGGCGGGTCGCAGGCCGGGTCGTGACCACCGTCGACGGCCTCGACGACGAGGATCGGCGTCGATGGGCGGACGCCTTCCTGGCCACCGGTGCCAGCCAGTGCGGGTTCTGCACCCCCGGCATCATCTGCCGCCTCGAGGGGTTGCGGGCCAGATCCGAACCGGCGTCCGTCGATCGAGCCCAGGTCGAACGGGCGCTCGCCGCCCACCTGTGCCGCTGCACCGGTTGGCAGACGATCGTCGAGGCGTGGGGGCTGGCCGTCGGTGGCGCGTCGGCCGCCGCCTCCGAGCTCGACCGGGAGCGCGACCTGGCCTCGGCCGAGCGGCGCGCCGCTCTGGAGGGAGGCGCCGTGCAGCGGGTGGGGCCCGACGTCGTGCTGGGACGGGGCGGGTTCGCCGACGACGAGGCCCCCGAGGGCGCCCTCGTCGCCGTCCCCGACGGCGCCGGTGGCTGGGCGCTCGGCGAGACGCTGGCCGAGGCCCGGGCCGCCGCCGGCAAGGTGCAGGGACGGCGCGGGAGCCGCGCCGCCGCGCCGCCGCTCGACGTCCCACCGGGGGCGTGGGACCTGACGCTGCGGACCGGCTGGGTCGAGCCCGGCTACCTCGAGACGGACGCCTCGTGGTGCGTCCCCGGTGGCGAGCCGGCCACCCCGCTCGCCAACGGGGGCGCGTTCGGGGCGAAGCGGGCCTCGCCGGTGTCCGAGGTGGCCCGTCGTCTGGCCGACCGCCACGGCCGACCGGTCCGGGTGCTCCTCTCGCGGGAGGACACGGTGCGAATCGGGCCGAAGCGACCGCCGATCGCGGCCGGGGTCCGCTCCGACGGGACCGGCGTGATCCGGGTGGTGCGCACCGACGGGGTGGCCGAGGCGATCCGCTCGGTCGCACCGGGTCTGGTCGTGGAACAGGTCGACGTCCCGGGCCCACCCACCTCGGTCGACCTCCGGGCCGCCGGCTGGGCCGAGGCGGCCGTCCTCCTCGCCGCCCTGGAGGCCCGACGCGACCCGGTCGACGGGGTGCCGTCGCGCCGCGTGACGGTGCGGGCCCCCGGCGGCGCGCAGGCCGACGCGGCGGTGGGCGGCGACGGGGTGATCCGGGTCCGCGTCGAGTGCGGTGAGGTGCTCGACCCGATCGTGCTGCGCTCCTACGTGATCGGGGCGGCCCACATGGGCTTCGGGTGGGTGACGAGCGAGGCGCTCGCCGTCGAGGACGGCAAGGTGCTCGACCTGACCGTCAGGTCGTTCGGCATCCTGTCCGCCGCGGCCACGCCGCACGTGGAGGTCGAGCTCGTGCCCTCGGACGGTGAGGCGGTGAACGGTTCGGACGCGGTGTTCGCTGCAGTGGCCGCGGCGGCATGGGTGGCCCGCGGCTGCCCGCCGGTCTGGCCCGTGCCAAGCTGAGCCGGTGAGCACCCCCGTCGGCCCCTACACCCCGATCGTGCGCGCCGGCGACCTCCTCGTCGTGTCGGGGCAGGTCGGCCAGGTCGACGGCCAGATGGTGTCGGGCGGAGTGCAGGCCGAGACCGCCCAGGCGGTGGCCAACCTCGTGTCCCTGCTCGAGTCCGAGGGTGCGTCGCTCGGCGACGTGGTGAAGACCACCGTCTTCCTCCGCCACATGCGCGACTACGGGCTCATGAACGAGGCCTACACCGCAGCGTTCGGCGATCACCGCCCGGCGCGCTCCGCCGTCGCCGTCGCCGAGCTCCCGATGGTCGCCCTCGTCGAGATCGAGGCCTGGGCGTACGCCCCGCGGGAGGGTTGAGGTCCCCCTCGCCCGGCCGCACCCGCGGTGGGTAGCATCTCGGGCTGTGAGCGTCGTCCTGATCGTCATCGTCCTGCTGGTCGTGATCCCGGTGGGCTTCCTCATCACCATGAGCGGAGTCGCCGCCCTCCTCGGCTGGGTCACGAAGACCGAGGTCGACGACGCCTTCGAGGGCACCGAGGAGCTCGCCCTCAGCCGCGAGGCCTGACGCGCCCCGCGCCGTCGCCGCACCGTTCACCCGGCGGTCACCCGGCGGTCCACGACCGTTCGCGAAGAGACCATCGACGCTGGCCCGATGAGGGGCTAGCGTCTCGCACCATCATGAGGTGCAGGGAAGGTGTTCCGACCCCGCAGGACAGAAAGGGGTGTCGGAGTGGCCTCCGGTACCGTCAAGTGGTTCAACGCCGAGAAGGGTTACGGCTTCATCTCCCGTGAGGGTGGTCCCGACGTGTTCGTGCACTACAGCGCGATCCAGGGTTCGGGGTACCGCTCGCTCGAGGAGGGCCAGGCCGTCGAGTTCGAGGTGACCAGCGGCCCCAAGGGCGATCAGGCACAGGACGTCCGTCCGATCTGATCCCCTCTCGACAGCAGT carries:
- a CDS encoding Mrp/NBP35 family ATP-binding protein, translating into MAPLPTPDDVLATLRGVIDPELGTDIVELGMARGATVEPDGRVVVQIVLTTSGCPLRAQLQTEIKGRINDLPGVTSVKIDWGEMTAEQKSAAMAKARWNVRESAPATAVPATTRVLAIASGKGGVGKSSVSANLAAGLAARGFVVGVLDADIWGFSMPRMLGLDGRLTAEAGEGGSTRILPERLEVGAGRLEVVSMGLLVDDETDALMWRGLILNRAVQHFLEDVAWPEDLQYLVIDMPPGTGDVQMGLARMLPQAEMVVVTTPALAAQKVASRAVTMARKSYLRVLGVIENMSAFECEHGTSYPLFGSGGGAALAAEADVPLIGAIPLEPTVSAGGDEGRPVALRDGAAAAAFATILDRLVDDLAPPVDMGGCSARLLAAAVAALDAADAP
- a CDS encoding helix-turn-helix domain-containing protein, coding for MATVDPDPPEADASGPAPGGDRRGDGAARSDEGPPRLDVLKALGDNTRYAIYLEVARSPLPLATSEIADILGLHVNTVRPHLERMRDVGLLTVDAEARGSVGRPQHRYSLSPDAPALGLEPSPWPMLARTLLDAAAAGGLDGEDLADAGRRQGEADAARWPEGSDCLDALVVEQARLGFDPETLDHPGGATMGFAHCPFRDLAEMHPELVCSLHNGLVEGFVTAWDGSGVARFHPLVDRTPCQVELVAR
- the erpA gene encoding iron-sulfur cluster insertion protein ErpA, producing MITLTDTASLKVKELIDQEGQDGLMLRVAVRPGGCSGFSYEMFFDTEKDAEDMVLDDSGVPVVVDPSSAQLLTGATLDYKDGLQGAGFAIDNPNAQKTCGCGQSFS
- a CDS encoding 2Fe-2S iron-sulfur cluster-binding protein, which encodes MGLHHSAGTVDGPGLELVVDGVAVTVPDDGSSLLAVLRERLGITSVKDGCSPQGQCGCCTVLVDGAPRVACVTPARRVAGRVVTTVDGLDDEDRRRWADAFLATGASQCGFCTPGIICRLEGLRARSEPASVDRAQVERALAAHLCRCTGWQTIVEAWGLAVGGASAAASELDRERDLASAERRAALEGGAVQRVGPDVVLGRGGFADDEAPEGALVAVPDGAGGWALGETLAEARAAAGKVQGRRGSRAAAPPLDVPPGAWDLTLRTGWVEPGYLETDASWCVPGGEPATPLANGGAFGAKRASPVSEVARRLADRHGRPVRVLLSREDTVRIGPKRPPIAAGVRSDGTGVIRVVRTDGVAEAIRSVAPGLVVEQVDVPGPPTSVDLRAAGWAEAAVLLAALEARRDPVDGVPSRRVTVRAPGGAQADAAVGGDGVIRVRVECGEVLDPIVLRSYVIGAAHMGFGWVTSEALAVEDGKVLDLTVRSFGILSAAATPHVEVELVPSDGEAVNGSDAVFAAVAAAAWVARGCPPVWPVPS
- a CDS encoding RidA family protein — protein: MSTPVGPYTPIVRAGDLLVVSGQVGQVDGQMVSGGVQAETAQAVANLVSLLESEGASLGDVVKTTVFLRHMRDYGLMNEAYTAAFGDHRPARSAVAVAELPMVALVEIEAWAYAPREG
- a CDS encoding cold-shock protein gives rise to the protein MASGTVKWFNAEKGYGFISREGGPDVFVHYSAIQGSGYRSLEEGQAVEFEVTSGPKGDQAQDVRPI